A single region of the Lotus japonicus ecotype B-129 chromosome 4, LjGifu_v1.2 genome encodes:
- the LOC130712801 gene encoding uncharacterized protein LOC130712801 — MLISAASDAVKCRMFPATFKGTTTAWFTTLPRGSITNFRDFSSKFLVQFSASKTKQVTIEDLYNVRESKGETLKQYVKRFSAASVKIGESEPNACARAFKDGLQPGKLNSKLSRKPAQLMAEVRARANTYILDEEDDAFKRRRAKVEKDGDQRDASPEDKPSKDKAEGSKRRVRKARTCERVPREPLYPNKESFERRRPWHQADPRRREESGKSLSAHLTELLREVKVTHAVEEGKKEAGSPRAALDKTKWCEYHRSAGHDTGDCFTLKNEIERLIRAGRSQLGDRGDR, encoded by the coding sequence ATGTTGATCAGTGCCGCTTCCGATGCTgtaaagtgcaggatgtttccggCTACGTTCAAAGGCACTACCACGGCATGGTTCACAACACTGCCCCGAGGATCAATCACGAATTTTCGTGACTTCTCGTCCAAGTTCTTAGTCCAGTTCTCAGCAAGTAAAACCAAGCAAGTGACGATTGAGGACTTGTACAATGTGCGCGAGTCTAAGGGCGAGACTCTAAAGCAGTATGTGAAACGGTTCAGCGCCGCATCAGTAAAAATCGGGGAGTCGGAGCCGAATGCCTGTGCCCGTGCCTTCAAGGACGGATTACAACCTGGGAAGCTAAATAGCAAGTTGAGTCGCAAGCCGGCCCAATTAATGGCTGAGGTTCGGGCGAGAGCAAACACTTACATacttgacgaggaggacgatgctTTTAAGCGAAGGCGCGCGAAAGTAGAGAAAGATGGCGATCAGAGGGATGCATCGCCAGAGGACAAGCCAAGCAAAGATAAAGCAGAAGGGAGCAAGAGACGAGTCAGAAAGGCGCGTACGTGTGAAAGAGTGCCGAGAGAACCATTGTATCCCAATAAGGAGAGTTTTGAGCGCCGCCGACCCTGGCATCAGGCCGATCCTCGTCGGCGGGAAGAGTCAGGGAAAAGTTTGAGTGCGCATTTGACAGAGCTACTGCGTGAGGTTAAGGTGACACACGCGGTTGAGGAAGGCAAGAAAGAGGCAGGCTCGCCCCGGGCGGCGTTAGATAAGACAaaatggtgcgagtaccaccgcTCGGCAGGGCATGACACTGGTGACTGCTTTACTCTGAAGAATGAAATTGAGAGGCTCATCCGAGCGGGGCGATCACAGCTGGGTGACCGTGGTGATCGCTAG